The genomic window GGCTCAATTTGCTACATTTGCCTGTAGAATTGCTCACGGGTTCTACTAAAGCTGCTAAACGGCGACAAATTCACGCGCAGTTAGAAACCGCCGAATTGCCGCTACTTGTAGGCACTCATGCTTTAATTCAAGACCCGGTAAATTTTCAAAGGTTGGGTTTAGTAGTCATTGACGAACAACACCGTTTTGGGGTGGGACAAAGAGCGGCGTTGCAACAAAAAGGAGAAGCGCCCCATGTTTTAACTATGACTGCAACCCCGATTCCCCGCTCTTTGGCGCTGACTCTACACGGCGATTTGGATGTCAGCCAGATTGATGAATTGCCCCCCGGACGGCAAAAGATTCATACTACAGCTTTGACGGGGAAAGAACGCGCCAACGCCTACGATTTAATTAGCCGCGAAGTTGCTCAAGGGAGACAAGCTTATATTGTTTTGCCTTTGGTGGAAGAATCGGAAAAATTAGATGTTAGAGCGGCGGTTGAGGAGCATCAACGGTTGCAGGAGAGTGTTTTTCCCCAGTTTCAAGTAGGATTGCTACACGGTCGGATGAGTTCGGCGGATAAAGATGCAGCGTTGACTGCGTTTCGGGATAATCAGACACAAATTATTGTTTCGACGACGGTAATTGAGGTTGGGGTTGATGTCCCCAATGCTACGGTAATGTTGATTGAAAATGCCGAGCGTTTTGGTTTGTCTCAGTTGCACCAGTTGCGGGGACGAGTGGGACGGGGTGCGGCGCAATCTTATTGTTTATTGATGAGTAGTACCAAGACGGAAACGGCGCGTCAACGGTTGCAAGTTTTGGAACAGTCCCAAGATGGCTTTTTTATCTCTGAGATGGATATGCGGTTTCGCGGGCCGGGGGAAGTTATTGGAACTCGTCAATCGGGGGTCGCAGATTTTACTTTAGCAAGTTTAGTAGAAGATCGGGAAGTTTTGGAATTAGCTAGGCAAGCGGCGGAAAAGGTGATTGAAAAAGATCCTTTGTTAGTTCGTTGGTCGTTGATGCGGAAGGAGTTGGAGTATCGTTATCAAAGGTTGATGGGTGGGGCGATTTTGACTTAGCCGTAACTAGCTTACTTTAAGAAAAACCGAATATGGGGGGTCTGCCCCCCAAACCCCCCATTGGGGGACGAGTTGCCTCCCCCAAACCCCCTGCAAAAGGGTCTTATCTGTAGGTACGCAAGTTTTTGGTAAACGCTCTTTTGTAAGTTATTTGTTTAGGAGATCGCCAATAATACCAAATCTTCTATCTTTTTTATATTGGGATCTCCTGCTAAATAACCAATTCCACGATGGAGATGCAGGCGAAATTGAGTTGCTAAGGTTTCTTTGTCTGTGCCTAAATTGTCGTTGTAGCAGCGCTGTTTGAGGGCAATAAGCAGGATATCGGACATTTCGCCGCCAAATACTCGCCAAGTCATTTCTACGTTGCTATCGGCGGGTATGGGGACGGGTGAGGGAATTGTTGGTTCGGCTAAAGAACGACAAAACGCCC from Synechocystis sp. PCC 7509 includes these protein-coding regions:
- the dndE gene encoding DNA sulfur modification protein DndE, which codes for MEAPLNRIQLSQTAKDQLTKLKRSTKIEQWNILCRWAFCRSLAEPTIPSPVPIPADSNVEMTWRVFGGEMSDILLIALKQRCYNDNLGTDKETLATQFRLHLHRGIGYLAGDPNIKKIEDLVLLAIS